The stretch of DNA GGCCGGCAAAGCGCCGTGGATCAACTCGTTGACGGCACGCGCGCCGCTGCTGCCGCCGGTGACCAGCAGCAGCGGCATCCCGTCCGGCACCGCGAGCCGCGCCCGCGCGCGCGCCGCGTCGCCCAACTCCAGGCCGGTGCGCAGGGGATTCCCGGAGACGCGCACGCGGCCGCGCACGCGCGGCGGCAGCAGGGCACGGGTAGCATCGAAGGCGACCAGCACGGTACGGGCCATGGTAGCATTGATGCGCGTCGCAAGCGCAGGCGTGGCATCCGACTCGTGCGTGATCACCGGGATGCCCAGCAGCCGCGCCGCGATTACCGGCGGTACGCTGACGTAGCTGCCCTTGGCGAACACGACCGCCGGGCGCAGCACCGCCAGCAGGAGGAGCGCGCGCGCACATCCGGCCGCCACCAGCACCAGGTCGGAGACGTTGCGCAGCGACAGGTAGCGGCGCAGCTTGCCCGCCGGAATGGCATGGAACGGCACGCCGGCGGCGCCTACCAGTTCGCGCTCGGACGGAAGCCGCGAGCCGATCCACGCCGCCTGCCAGCCGTGCCGGCGCAACTCGTCGATCACCGCGAGGCCGGGGATGATGTGTCCGGCGGTGCCGCCGCCGGTGAACACCGCTAGCGGCATGCCGTTCCGGGCGCTGCCCACCTGGCTTGCGTCACCCGTGCTCCGCCCGTAGGATGGCCGCCGTGACCACCGCCCGTTGCCGGCGCCGGCCGGGACCGCGCATCGTGCTGCCGGGCATGCTCCTCCTTGTTCTGACCGGCGCCCTCGCCAACGCCGCGTGTCCATCGCAACTGGCGCGCGTGATACCGGACGGCGACACCCGGACGCGGCTCCTGGCAGACGGGCTGGAGGTGCCGCTGACCACCGCCGGTCCGGCGCTGACCCCGGAGTTGGCCGACCGGACGCTCATCGTCGAGTGGCTGGAAGCGATTCCGGTGACGTACGGGGCCGAAGTCCTGCGCCTCATCCCGCACGGCGGCGGCACTGGCTGCCGGTGGACCGATCTGTACAACCATCTACGCGCGGTAAGCACCTTGCAGGGCATCGAATACTACTCCGGAAGTCGCGGCTACCATCGTACGCTCTACCACAGGTCATACGCCATAGCGGGACCCGACGACCGCACGCCGCTGCCCGATCCGGTGGCGAGCGGGGTGCCGGCGAGTGCCACGCTGTACCTGGTCCAGGAAGATTCCACGTTCGGCAGCAACGTCTACCAGGCCGATTATCGGTTCGACGGTGCGACCATTACCATGCAGGTACGCAACCTCACCACCATGTGGTGGTCGATTGTTCCGCTGGTCGACCCGGGCGACTTCCGCAGCGTTCTGGCCGTCACGCCCACCGACCAGGGACTGCTGTTCTACGCCGCGGCGGGAATCCACACGATCGCCATCGGCGGGATACGGGAGCGCAGCCAGACTTCGCTGCGCAACCGTCTCGATGCGCTGGAGCGCTGGCTGCGCACACGCCTGCCATAGCAGCCCGCGGCAAACGCCGACTGCATTCGAGCGGCGCTCTCGGTGCGGCGCCGGTTGCAGCCGGACTGACAGCAACCCGCACGCGCCTACACCGCCGCCGGGCCGACCGCCTGCAGGACGATCATCAGCACCCCGATCGCCGCCCCGATTACCGCCCCGAACAGCTTCACCCACTTCAGGTGGCGCTCCATGACGGTGAGCAGGAGCTGCTCCACCGAGCGCGGATCAAGTGAGTCGATCCTGGCCACCACCATCGCTTCGACGTCCACCGTGGCCAGCAGCGACGGCAGCCGGTCGGACAGGAACGCAACGCTGCGCCGGGCCAGGAACCGGTCCAGTTCCTGGGCGGTGTCCGGTGCGACCGACACCACGTCCTGCACGGTCGCGGAACCGGCGTCGGCGGCGTCGCCGAGCGCGCCGCTGACCATGGCGGGAATCTGCTCGGCCAGCCGGCCGGCGGTCTCCGGCCTGGCCAGTGCCGCCAGCAACAGGTTGGACAGGGCATCCGCCACCGCCGCCGGCTGCACGCCGAGGTGGCGCGCCGCCAGCTCGGCCACCGATGCGTGCTCCTGCTTGCGGTACCAGCCCTCGACCGCGCGCACCACCGGCGATTGACCCGAGCCCGGCCCGTCGCCGGCCAGCGCGTCGAACACGCGGCGCACCAGGTGATCGACCAGCGCGTCGAGCTGCTCGGCGGTGTCTCCCGTCAACTCGCGCACGCCGCGCTCTCCCCACCGGTTCAGGGCGCTGCGCGCCGCCGCCACGATCTGCTCCTGCACCGCGGGCGTGCCGGTCGCCGCCTCGGCCTGGGCGATCACGTCTGCGACGATTTCGGGCATGCGCTCACGGAGACTCTCGTCGTACTGCCCGACGGTCACGAACATCCTCTGCATCACGTTGAGCTTGTCGAGAATGTCACGCAGCAGGGCACGGCCGCGCACTTCGAGTTGGCGCCTCATGTCGGGACCGCGCAACCAGGTGAACAGCGCCTCCAGCAGCGCCGGCAGGTTGCGCTGCAACAGTTCGGCCAGCAGGTCGACGGTGTCGGGAGTAAGGAACCGGTTCAGCGGCGTGTTCTGTTCCCGGCGGCGGCGCAGCCACCGCCGCACCGCGGCAGCCACCTGCGTGCGAACCGCGCTCCCGGTCAGCGCCGGCAGCACGCCGCCGGCCACCAGCCGGGTGAGTTGGTCGGCGGTTACCAGGTCGCGCAGCCGGCGCGCGCCGAGGTCGTCGACCAGCCGCTCCACCAGGGAGCGCACCCCGTAGATGAACGCGCGCGAGCCGACCAGCCGGCGCAGCATCTGTTCGAGGACCCGCCGCACCAGGTGCGGCCAGTCGATCGGGGCGCCGGTCCGCCCCGCGGCCGGCTCCCCGCCGCCGCGCCCGCCGCCGACCGCCGCCGCCAGGTCGGCCAGCGGCTTGCGCGCGAACGCCTCGCGCAAGGTGCGGAACTGCGCCTCCAGCATGCGACCGAACGTCTCCGATTCGAGCCGCTCGCGCAGCGTCTCGGCGGACAGCAGTTCGCGCGACACCATGCGGCCGATGCTGCGCGCCAACTCTCCGCGGCGGCGCGGTATGATGCCCGGCGTCAGCGGCACCGGAATGCCGAACAGGTGCTTCCGCGTCAACGGGCGAAACAGCATGCGGATCGCCAGCGCGTTGGTCAGGTAGCCGATCGCGCCGCCCCACACCAGCGGCAGCACCCAGTTGAGAATGATTGTCTGCACGAAATCGCGCGGCCTGCCGCCAGCCGCGTCAGTTGCCCGCGGCGCGAACGGCGCGCACCAGGGCCTCCACCTCTGCCGCGGCGGTGCCGGGGGTCACCATCTCCAGGTGGGAGCCGAACACCCAGCCGCGCACGCCCTGATGGGTTACTTCGAACCAATGGTCGACGTTGCCGGCGACCCGCTCCTCGAATTCGCCGCGCCGCACCACCTCCACCACCTCGCCGCGCCGGAAGTGCGACAACACCTCCGCCCGCACCGACGGCTGGGCGCGCACACGCAGCGAGTCGGCCGCGATGATTGCGCGCTGCTCGCTGGTGGAGATGACCGACGTTGCGGGCAACACCAGGTGCCCTGCGGAGGACTCCTGCTTCTGGCAACCGGTCAACGCGGCGGCCAGTGCCACCGCGGCCAGCACCCCCGCGGCGCCGGCCCGGCGCCGCGCGCACCGGACGCGGTGCAGCCAACTCTTGTAACCGGTCGACATCAGCTTGGCCGGTGACTAGCGCAGGGCCGCCGCCGAACCGGCCGGCTGCGCGCCCTCCAGCTCCCGCAGCTTCTCGATCTCGTCGCGCACCACTGCCGCGCGCTCATATTCCAGGTCCTTGGCCAGCTCCAGCATCTCTTTTTCCAGCGTCCGGATCAGCGACCGGCGCTCCTTCGGCACCAGCACGTTGAAGCGCTGCTTGACCACTTCGATATCGAGCTTCTCCGCGGACCTCTTCTCCTCGGTCTTGCGTACCAGCAGATCCTGCACCGCCTTGCTGATCGTGGTCGGCGTGATGCCGTGCTCGACATTGTACGCCAACTGGATCGCCCGGCGCCGCGCGGTCTCGGCAATCGCGTCGCGCATCGACTCCGACTCCCGGTCGGCGTACATCACGACCCGTCCATTCACGTTGCGGGCGGCGCGCCCGATGATCTGGATCAGCGACGTGGTCGAACGCAGGAAGCCGATCTTGTCGGCATCGAGGATCGCGATCAGCGACACCTCCGGCAAATCGAGACCCTCGCGCAGCAGGTTCACGCCCACCAGCACGTCGAATTGGCCGGCGCGCAGGTCGCGCAGAATCTCCACCCGCTCGAAGGTGTCCACCTCGGAGTGCAGAAAGCGGCAGCGCACGCCGATGTCGGCGAGATAGTCGGACAGGTCCTCGGCCATGCGTTTGGTCAGGGTGGTGACCAGGGTGCGTTCGCCGCGCCTGGTGCGCTCGCGGATCTGCCCGTACAGGTCCTCGATCTGGCCGGCCGAGTGGCGTACCTCGATCTGTGGATCGAGCAACCCCGTCGGCCTGATGATCTGCTCCACCACCTGCGCCGAGGTGCGCAGTTCCTCCGCCGCGGGCGTGGCCGACACGTACACGACCCGCTCCATCAGCGCCTCGAACTCGCCGAAGGTAAGCGGCCGGTTGTCCAGGGCCGACGGCAGCCGAAAACCGTGGTCCACCAGCGCCTGCTTGCGCGAGCGGTCGCCCTCGTACATGGCGCCGATCTGCGGCACGGTAACGTGCGACTCGTCGATGAATACCAGGAAGTCCTGCGGGAAGAAGTCGAGCAGAACCGCCGGACGTTCGCCGGCCTGCCTGCCGCTCAGGTGGCGCGAGTAGTTCTCGACGCCGCTGCAGTAGCCGATCTCGGCCAGCATCTCCAGGTCGTACTCGCAGCGGGTCATCAGCCGCTGCGCCTCCACCAGCTTGCCCTGCGCCAACAGCTCTTCGTGCCGCTCCGTCAGTTCGGCGCGAATCGCCTGCACCGCGCGCTCGACGCGCTCCTCCGGGGTGACGAAGTGCTTGGCCGGATACACCGCCGCGAACTCGAGCTCGGCCAGGGTGTCGCCGGTGAGCGGGTCGATGCGGCGCAGGCGTTCGATCTCGTCGCCGAAGAATTCGATCCGCAACCCCTCCTTGGCGTGCGGCGGCAGCAGCTCCAGCACCTCGCCGCGGCTGCGGAAACCGGCCCGCATCAGCAGTGCGTCGTTGCGTGAATACTGCAGAGACACCAGCCGGCGCATCAGGCGGCGCGGCTCTATCTCCATGCCGAGTTGCAGCTCGACCCGCATGTCGCGGTAGTCCTCGGGGCTGCCGAGGCCGTAGATGCACGACACCGTCGCCACCACCACGACGTCGCGGCGCTCCATCAGGGCCGTGGTCGCCCCCAGCCGCAGGCGTTCGATCTCTTCGTTGATGGAAGCGTCCTTCTCGATGTAGAGGTCGCGGCTCGCCACGTACGCCTCCGGCTGGTAGTAGTCGTAGTAGGAGACGAAGTACTCGACCGCATTGTGCGGCAGAAAGTCCTTGAACTCGCGGTACAGTTGCGCCGCGAGGGTCTTGTTGTGCGACATGACCAGCGCCGGCACCTGCGCCGCCTCAATGATCTTGGCCATCGAGAACGTCTTGCCGGAGCCGGTTACTCCCTTCAGGGTCTGGTAGCGATGGCCGGACGCCAGCCCCTTGCTCAGGGCGGCGATGGCCGGTCCCTGGTCGCCGGCCGGACTGAAATCGGATACAACCTCGAATGCTGGCATGCCGTCCCTATGAGAAGTACTCCTGAACGTGCCGCGCGCGGCGGCTCAGCACGACCGTGGTGGCTCGACGCCGCGCGCCGCGCTGGTATACGACCTCGACGCGGTCGCCCGGCTTGTTGTCCTCGAGCGCGTTGAACAGATCGGCGATGGTGTCGGTGGCGGTGCCGTCCACGGCAACGATGATGTCGCCGCCGACGCGGAATACCGAGCGCCCCCAGCGTACCGGCTGATCGCCGCCGCGCAGGCCGGCGGCCGCGGCGTTGCCGCCGGCGATTGCCTCGGACACGAGAATGCCGCGCTCCACCGGCAGGTTCAACTGCCGAACCAGGCGCGGGAACAGTTGCACCGGCCGCACGTCGATCCAGCCGCGCCGCACCTCGCCATGGCGAATCAGCTCCGGGAGCACGCGCCGCGCCGTGTCGATCGGCACCGCGAAACCGATCCCGACCGAGCCGCCGGACGGCGAGATGATGGTGGTCGTGATGCCGATCATCTCGCCCCGCGAGTTGAGCAGCGGGCCGCCGGAGTTGCCGGGATTCACCGACGCGTCGGTCTGGATCATCTCCTGGATGATCGCACCGCTGTCGGCTCGCACCGGCCTGCCGAGCCCCGATACCACGCCGGTGGTCAGGGTGCGGCTGAGGGCGAAGGGATTGCCGATGGCCAGCACCTTCTGGCCCACCAGCAGATCGGCCGAGCGGCCGAACGGGATCACCGTGAGATGCAGCCCGCGCGGATCGAGCTTGATCACCGCAAGGTCGTTTTCCGGGTCGACGCCAATCACCCTTCCGTCGCGCTCCTCGCCGCCGGCCAGGGTCACGCTCACCTCGCGGGCGCCGCCCACCACGTGGTAGTTGGTCAGAATGTGGCCCTCCCGGTCGATCACGGTGCCGGATCCGGCGCCCGACCCGTACCGCGGCACCGCGTTCAGGAACCAGTGATGCTCGGCCATCAGGGCGGAGATGTTGACCACTCCCTCGTTGTACTTCTGGTAGATCTCGATGTTGTTGGCTTCGTCGCTCGAAAGGGCGGCTGCGGCAGAGCGGAACTGCACCGGCAGGACCGGCGCCGGCGCGGTGCGAGCGGCCACCGCCGCAGCCACCGGGGCAGCGCTCCCGGAGCGCGCTTCGGCGAGCGCCGTGCCAAGCAGGAACCCGATGCCGGCTCCGGTTACGGCGGCGATGCCGACGCTCGCCACAAGGTGCCGGCCACGGTGCGATCCCATTCCGCGCACCAATGTACCACGACACGGGGCATTCGGGGGCGTTCGGATTGTCGGGCCGGCCGCGGCGCGCGCGGTCAGCCGGCGCCGGGCCCCCGGGGGCCGTGGGGGGCCGGCGCCGGCATGCCGGCTCAGTCGTAGTGCCAGTAGATGTCGACGTCGCCGTAGCGGCGGTACTGCAGCGCCTCGTGGACGTGCGCCACCGCGATCCGGTCGCAGCCGTCCAGGTCGGCGACCGTGCGGGACAGCTTGATCACCGAGTGCAGCGCGCGGGAGGAGAGCCGCGCGTGACGCATGCCGCGTTCGAGCGTGCGGATTTCGGGCTCCCCGAGTTCGCAGTAGCGGTCCACCTCGCGCGGCGGCAGGCGCGCGTTCAGCCGCCACTGACAGCCGCGATAGCGCTGCTGCTGGCGGACGCGGGCGTCGCGGACCGCCAGCAGGTAGTCGCCAGGGTGTTCGCCACCCGGGCCGAGCAGCTCGGTCGGCGGCGCATCGCTCACCGGGACGCGAATGTCGATGCGGTCGAGCAGCGCGCCGCCGAGCCGCTTCCAGTAGTGCTTGACCTCGGTGGTCGAGCAGATGCAGGCGGCGTGACGGCGGCCCAGGTTGCCGCACGGGCACGGGTTGGCCGTCATCACCAGTTGGAAGGAGGAGGGGAAGTTCGCGGTCCGGCCGGCGCGCACCACGTTGACGAACCCGGTCTCCAGCGGTTCGCGCAGGCACTGGAGCAGCGGGCGCGAGAATTCCGGTGCCTCGTCGAGCATCAGTACGCCGTGGTGGGCCAGCGACACCTCGCCGGGCCGCAGCAAGCGGCCGCCGCCGACGATCCCCTCCGGCGACGCGCTGTGATGCGGGGCACGAAACGGCGGCCAGCGCAGCAGGCCGGCATCCACCGGCAAGCTGCCGGCCACCGAGTGGATCTGCGTCACCGCCAGCGCCTCGTGCCGCGGCAGCGGAGGCAACAGGCCCACCAAACGGTGCCCGGCCATGGTCTTGCCGCTGCCGGGCGGGCCGAACACCAGCAGGTGATGGCCGCCGGCGGCCGTCACCGCGAGCGCACGCTTCAGAACGCTCTGGCCGCGGATGTCGGTGATCTCTCCCAACTCCCGGCGCCACGGCGACGGCCCTTCGGCGGCGGCGTTGTGCGCGGCTGCGCCGGCATCCGGTCGCGCCGCCGCCGGCGCAACCGCCTGGGCCATGGCGGCGACCGCGTCGGTGAGGCTGTCCACGCCCATCACCGTGCCCACGCCGAGCGCCGCCGCTTCCCGCCGGTTACCCGACGGCACCAGGAACCAGGAGTGGCCGGCCTCTGCGCCGGCCGTCACCGCGGTCAGGATGCCGCTCACCGGGTGCACCGCGCCGGCCAGGTTCAGCTCGCCGCATGCCACCACCGGCACCCGCGGCGCGGGCACTTGGCCGGAGGCGACCAATATGGCCAGCGCCAGCGGCAGGTCGTAGGCGGCGCCGACCTTGCGCACCCCGGCCGGCGACAGGTTGACCAGCACCCGGTCGCGCGGGAACTGAAAACCGCTGTTGCGAATCGCCACCCGGACCCGCTCGCGCGACTCCCGTACCGCATCATCGGGCAGGCCGACGATGTCGACGCCCGGAATGCCGCGGCGCAGGTCGACCTCCACCGCCACCAGATCACCATCCACGCCGAACGGGGCGTGGCCAAAGACCAATGCACGCAATTGCTGCCTCCCGCCCTGAACAACGGGAAACTGTTCGGTGCCGCTTCAGAGCCCCGTGCGAGCCGCCGCGGCGAGGGGTGCGCTAGCCGCGGCCGGCGTGGTCCCGGTCGGCTGCAATGGCAGCCTGCACGAGGGCATGACAGCGCTCGTTGCGCGGGTCGCCGGCGTGCCCGCGAACCCAGCGGAACTGCGCCCCCGTGTCCGACGCCACCTGGTCGAGCACCCGCCACAGCTTGGCATTCTTCACCGGCTGCTTGGCTGCGGTGAGCCAGCCGTTCGCCCGCCAGCGGCGTATCCACGAGGTAATGCCCTGCTGCACGTAGGTGGAGTCGGTGAACACCACCACCTCCGCGGAGGCCGCCTCCGGCAGGTCGCGCGCGGCGCGTAGCGCTTGGATCACGGCGATCAGCTCCATGCGGTTGTTGGTGGTGGCGGCGGCCGCACCGGAGTCTTCGAGCACGCGCCCCGGCGCGAGCGTGAGGTGGAACGCCCAGCCGCCGGGGCCGGGGTTGCCGAGGCAGCCGCCGTCGGTGAACGCTTCGATCACTGGCCGCCGCCGCGGCCGTTGCTGGGGGGTGGTCGTCTTGTGCATCGCGCGATGCGCGATCTTACTACGTTTCCGGCGTGCGGGTGGCGGGCAGTGCCGTGCGCCGCGCCAGCCAGCCCCGCCCGGCAGCCCGGCGATCGCCGAAATGCGCGCCCGGGCATCGACGCGGACAGCCGGAATCCTTATACTGTGCAAGGTCAGCAGGCCGCGCGGAACCGCCGCCGGCTGGCTGGTATTCCGGCGGTGTAGCTCAGTCGGTCAGAGCAAGCGGCTCATATCCGCTGTGTCAGGGGTTCGAGTCCCTTCACCGCTAATCGTCTCACCGCTAATCGTCGCCGGTCGGCGCAAGGTCACCCGGCAGCACCGGATCAAGCCGCCCGCTGCACGAACGAGCAACCGCCGCCCACAGAACCCTTTACCGGAGGCCCCTTTACCGGAGGCCCCTTCACGGAAGGCCATCCGCGAAAAAGGCCGCCCCTCGTGGGCGGCCTTTTTCGCTACAACGGCGTTGAATGATAGCAGGGGCAGGATTCGAACCTGCGACCTCCGGGTTATGAGCCCGACGAGCTGCCAACTGCTCTACCCTGCGTCGTCAGACCGGTAAGTTAGCAACTGCCGCGCCGCCTGTCAACCGCCAAAATCCACTTCAGCGTACCTTCCCGGGGCTACCCCGCGGGCCGCTGCAAATGCCGGGCGGGCTTTGGGAACGGCCTGGGAGCATGACGGATTCCGGCAGGTTCCCAGGTAGGCCGGTTGGGCCGGAAGCGCCGCCTCAGGTGGCGGTTCCGGGACGCTAGTACTTCTTGAGGGCGGTGAGCTTGCGCTGTTTCTTCAGCCGCTTGCGCTCAAGGGCCTTGCGCTTCTTGTTGCGCACCGTCGAGGGCTTCTCGAAATACTCGCGCCGCTTCCATTCGCGAACGATGCCCTCCTTCTCCACCATGCGTTTGAAGCGCTTCAGCGCTTTCTCGAGCAGTTCGTCCTCGCCGACGGTTACATGTGCGATGGGTGCAATCCTCCTTCCGGACCGACGGCCGGTTTTCGCGGCCGTGGGCCCATCAGGGAAATAAAGTACCCAAATCGTCCGGTATGTCAACCAACGGTGTGGTAACCAGGACATCGGGGTCGACCGCGACCCCTGCGGCACGCACTTCCCAGTGCAGGTGCGGTCCGGTGGCCAGCCCCGTGCTGCCGACCGCTCCGAGCGCGGTGCCCGGCTCGACCCGCTCGCCGAGGGCCACGTTGAGCCGGGACAGGTGGTAGTACAGCGAGTACACCGCCGGCAGATGCTCGATCACCACGGTAAGACCCGTGATGATGCGGAACCTGGCCATTACCACCGTGCCCGCGCCGGCTGCCACCACCACGGTGCCCTCCGGCGCCGCGAAGTCGACGCCGTTGTGTATGGAGCGATCGGTGCTGTTGTCGTCATAGCGGTACAGCCGCCGGTCGCCGAACCCGGCGCTGCGCCGGGCGCCCACCAACGGGTACTGCAACCTGCCCGCGTGGCCGTCGTCGACCGGCCGCCAGGTACCGAGCAGGCGCCACAGTTCGCGCGCCTGCTCGACGCGCTCCGGGTCGTCGCGGCGGCGCAACTCCCCGAGCCCCTTGCGCAGGGGTATCTCCTCTTCGGCGAAGCGGCGGGTGCCGATGAACAGGGGCTCGGCGGCCTGCAGCACGGGCACCTCCGCCGCGACCGACTCGGGGCCGCCCGCTCCGGCTACCAGCAGTTGGCCGATACCCGGCTCCGCAGTACTGGGGATGCCGAGCACCGCGACCCACAGACGGTCGTACCGATCGCCCGCGGTGCCCCGGTGGGCGGCGAAGGCGCGGGCGGATACCAGGTTACCCGCGGCCGTCCGCACGCTTACCCGCACGCCGGACAGCGGCTGCGCGGCGGCCAGGTAGACCCGCAGCGGTGCACCCGGAACGACCTCGCGCGGGGTGCTCAGCAGCGGTGCCGGTGGCGGCGCACCGGCCGGGGTGCGTATCAGCAGCCCGGCAATCAGCGCCAGGCGGCCGTCCTCGAACCGATGGCGCGTACCGGGGCGCTGCCACGCGGACCAGCCGCGCTCCACGAACGGCGCGCCGTCGGGGCCGATCACCGGCTCCAGCGCCGCCGGTTGCGCGACCGCGGGCAGGCCCGGCAGGCAGGCCCCTGCGGCGGCGGCGCCCGCCGCCAGGGTGCGCAGGAGTCGCCGGATCACCGCTCCAGGTCGAGAATGGTCAGCTGCAGGGTCTCGACCTGCGCGAAGTGGGAGCGGGTGACGCGGAACACGATATTGACGCGGTCGCCCACCGCGAACTCGTTACCGACCTTGTCGGCCGCGTTCCAGTACAGCCCCGGCCAGCGGTAGCCGCCCGCATCGAGCAGCAGCTTGGCGTGCGCGGGCTGCCCCTTGCCCACCAGGTCCACCTGCAGAATCTCGACGCCGCGCATCAGGAATGCCAGCGGCGGATGACCGGCGCCGTAGGGTGCAAACTGGTCCGCTGTCCGCCACACCTCGGGGGTCAGGAAGTCGGGCGGGATCTCGGCGTCCACGGCACGCGCGGCCGCGGCCGGGGCGGCCACCGCGTCCACGGTTTCGGCCAGCTTTTCCAGGCGCGCGGCCAGGCTTGCCAGCTCGGCCGACGCCAGGTTGAACCCTCCTGCCATGGCATGGCCGCCCCAACGCAACAGCAGATCATCCACGGGACCGAGAATGTCGGCCACCGGCAAGCCCGGCAGGGTGCGCACCGATCCGCTCGCCTCCTCGCCGCGGTCGGCGACCACGATGGCGGGCGTGCGGAACGCCTCCATGAGGCGCGCCGCCAGCATGCCGGTGATGCCGCGCGGCACCTCCGGGTCGATCACCCACAGCAGCTTGCCGCCGGTGCACTCGTAACTGCGGCGGGCACCCGCCTGCACGCGCGTCCAGGCCTGGTCCGCCACGCCGCGGCGCTGCCGATTCAGATCCAGCAGCCGCTGTGCGAGCGCGCTTGCTTCCTCCTGGTCGCGGGTCAGCAGGATGCGCACGGCGGTCGGCGCCTCGCCCATGCGGCCCGCCGAGTTGACCACCGGCGACAGGTGGAACGACACGTCGATGGTGGACAGTTGCTTGCCGTACAGGTTCACGCGGGCGAGCAGCTCGCGCAGGCCGATCCGCTCGGTAGCGGCCAGGACGCGCAGCCCGCGCTTGACCAGGATGCGATTCTCGTCGCGCAACGGCATCAGGTCGGCGATGGTCGAAAGGGCGACCAGGTCCAG from Spirochaetaceae bacterium encodes:
- a CDS encoding M23 family metallopeptidase, with amino-acid sequence MIRRLLRTLAAGAAAAGACLPGLPAVAQPAALEPVIGPDGAPFVERGWSAWQRPGTRHRFEDGRLALIAGLLIRTPAGAPPPAPLLSTPREVVPGAPLRVYLAAAQPLSGVRVSVRTAAGNLVSARAFAAHRGTAGDRYDRLWVAVLGIPSTAEPGIGQLLVAGAGGPESVAAEVPVLQAAEPLFIGTRRFAEEEIPLRKGLGELRRRDDPERVEQARELWRLLGTWRPVDDGHAGRLQYPLVGARRSAGFGDRRLYRYDDNSTDRSIHNGVDFAAPEGTVVVAAGAGTVVMARFRIITGLTVVIEHLPAVYSLYYHLSRLNVALGERVEPGTALGAVGSTGLATGPHLHWEVRAAGVAVDPDVLVTTPLVDIPDDLGTLFP